The proteins below are encoded in one region of Campylobacter helveticus:
- the gyrB gene encoding DNA topoisomerase (ATP-hydrolyzing) subunit B — protein MQKNYGESNIKVLKGLEAVRKRPGMYIGDTNVNGLHHMIYEVVDNSIDEAMAGYCDTIDIELTTEGSCIVKDNGRGIPVGIHPTENIPTLTVVLTVLHAGGKFDQDTYKVSGGLHGVGVSVVNALSKKLVATVERDGEIYRQEFSKGLIASEFGVVGKTQKTSTTIEFWPDESIFEVTEFDYEILAKRFRELAYLNPKITINFKDNRVGKSESFHFEGGISQFVSDLNKKQALTKPIFFSVDEDNVNVEVALLYNETYTENLLSFVNNIRTPDGGTHEAGFRMGLTRVISNYIEANASAREKDNKITGEDVREGLIAIVSVKVPEPQFEGQTKGKLGSSYVRPIVNKASFEYLSKYFEENPIEAKAIMNKALMAARGREAAKKARELTRKKESLSVGTLPGKLADCQSKDPSESEIYLVEGDSAGGSAKQGRERAFQAILPLRGKILNVEKARLDKILKSEQIQNMITAFGCGIGEDFDLSKLRYHKIIIMTDADVDGSHIQTLLLTFFFRFMNELVANGHIYLAQPPLYRYKKGQKREIYLKDEKALNEFLIETGIENSNYEGIGLNDLKEFLKIVAAYRSVLKDLEKRFNVISVIRYLIENPDLIKNSNEELFKIIKSFLEKEGHNILNSYISEEAIRIYVQTENGLEELIVNDDLFSHPLYTEATYIFGKIKERDLNFERDILEILDEVEKNAKKGAYIQRYKGLGEMNPEQLWETTMDPSIRRLLKITIEDAQSANDTFNLFMGDEVEPRRDYIQTHAKDVKHLDV, from the coding sequence GAAGTTGTATTGTTAAGGATAATGGACGCGGTATTCCAGTTGGAATCCATCCAACAGAAAATATCCCAACTTTAACTGTTGTTTTAACAGTGCTTCACGCAGGTGGGAAATTCGACCAAGATACCTATAAAGTCTCTGGAGGGCTTCACGGCGTGGGTGTTTCTGTCGTTAATGCACTTTCTAAAAAACTTGTTGCCACAGTAGAAAGAGATGGAGAAATTTATAGACAAGAATTTTCTAAAGGTCTAATTGCAAGTGAATTTGGCGTTGTAGGTAAAACCCAAAAAACAAGCACAACAATAGAATTTTGGCCTGATGAAAGTATCTTCGAAGTTACGGAATTTGATTATGAAATTTTAGCGAAACGCTTTAGAGAACTTGCCTATCTAAACCCCAAAATTACCATAAATTTTAAAGATAATCGTGTCGGTAAAAGTGAAAGTTTTCATTTTGAGGGTGGAATTTCACAATTTGTTAGCGATTTGAACAAAAAACAAGCTTTAACTAAACCTATCTTTTTTAGTGTTGATGAAGATAATGTTAATGTCGAAGTTGCTCTGCTTTATAATGAAACTTACACAGAAAATTTACTTTCTTTTGTCAATAACATACGCACACCAGATGGAGGCACTCACGAAGCAGGTTTTAGAATGGGACTTACACGCGTGATAAGCAATTATATCGAGGCAAATGCAAGTGCTAGAGAAAAAGATAATAAAATCACAGGTGAAGATGTGCGGGAGGGACTTATCGCCATAGTGAGCGTTAAAGTACCTGAGCCGCAATTTGAGGGGCAAACTAAAGGAAAACTTGGCTCTTCTTATGTGCGTCCTATCGTTAATAAAGCGAGTTTTGAATATCTAAGTAAATATTTTGAGGAAAATCCTATCGAGGCTAAAGCCATTATGAATAAAGCTTTAATGGCAGCAAGAGGTAGGGAAGCAGCAAAAAAAGCAAGAGAGCTAACGCGTAAAAAAGAAAGTTTGAGTGTGGGGACCTTGCCGGGGAAATTGGCTGATTGTCAAAGCAAGGACCCAAGTGAGAGTGAAATTTATTTAGTCGAGGGCGATAGTGCGGGAGGCTCTGCTAAACAGGGGCGTGAAAGGGCTTTTCAAGCGATTTTGCCTTTAAGAGGAAAAATTTTAAATGTCGAAAAAGCAAGGCTGGATAAAATTTTAAAAAGTGAGCAAATTCAAAATATGATTACCGCTTTTGGCTGCGGTATAGGTGAGGATTTTGACCTTTCAAAGCTAAGGTATCATAAAATCATCATTATGACAGATGCGGATGTTGATGGCTCACACATACAAACTTTACTTTTAACTTTTTTCTTCCGCTTTATGAACGAGCTTGTGGCAAATGGACATATTTATTTGGCTCAACCCCCACTTTATCGTTATAAAAAAGGGCAAAAAAGAGAAATTTATCTTAAAGATGAAAAGGCTTTAAATGAATTTTTAATTGAAACAGGGATAGAAAATTCAAATTATGAAGGCATAGGACTTAATGATTTGAAAGAATTTTTAAAAATCGTTGCAGCATATCGCTCGGTGTTAAAAGATTTAGAAAAACGCTTTAATGTTATTTCTGTCATTCGTTATTTGATAGAAAATCCAGATTTGATTAAGAATTCGAATGAAGAATTATTCAAAATTATCAAAAGCTTTTTAGAAAAAGAAGGACATAATATTTTAAATTCTTACATTAGTGAAGAGGCGATAAGAATTTATGTGCAAACTGAAAATGGACTTGAAGAGCTTATCGTAAATGATGATTTATTCTCGCATCCTTTATATACGGAGGCGACTTATATTTTTGGAAAGATTAAAGAGCGAGATTTAAATTTCGAACGAGATATTTTAGAAATTTTAGATGAAGTGGAAAAAAATGCTAAAAAAGGTGCTTATATCCAGCGTTATAAAGGTTTAGGTGAGATGAATCCTGAGCAGCTTTGGGAAACGACAATGGACCCTAGCATTAGACGCCTTTTAAAAATTACAATCGAAGATGCGCAAAGTGCAAATGATACTTTTAATCTCTTTATGGGTGATGAGGTCGAGCCAAGACGCGACTATATCCAAACACACGCTAAAGATGTGAAGCATCTTGATGTGTAA
- the queF gene encoding preQ(1) synthase — protein sequence MRYGEKEIKEFDVDKDLELWENTAENDYVIKITLPEFCCLCPRSGYPDFATIYVEYMPDKLVVELKAIKIYINSFMNRNVSHEASINEIYNTLKDKLKPKWIKVVGDFNPRGNVHTLIECRSDIVVPKCL from the coding sequence ATGCGTTATGGCGAAAAGGAAATTAAAGAATTTGATGTCGATAAAGACTTAGAGCTTTGGGAAAACACGGCGGAAAATGACTATGTGATTAAAATTACCTTGCCTGAATTTTGTTGTCTTTGCCCTAGAAGTGGGTATCCTGATTTTGCAACGATTTATGTTGAGTATATGCCTGATAAGCTTGTTGTGGAGTTAAAGGCGATTAAAATTTATATTAATTCTTTTATGAACCGCAATGTCAGCCACGAAGCAAGTATTAATGAAATTTATAACACCTTAAAAGATAAGTTAAAACCAAAATGGATAAAGGTTGTTGGAGATTTTAACCCTCGCGGTAATGTCCATACCTTAATCGAATGTCGTAGCGATATAGTTGTGCCAAAATGTTTATAG
- a CDS encoding glycosyl transferase family 90 — MWQVILNLNLVMFLIEGNDVASNIKWVMSSNSLVIMPRVKFETWFMEGELKPNVHYAEIKDNYENLEELLEFFIKHSNDAKEIIHNAHEYVKQFFDKEREFLISLLLMGKYFYYTNQIEK; from the coding sequence ATGTGGCAAGTAATATTAAATTTGAATTTGGTGATGTTTCTTATAGAGGGCAACGATGTGGCAAGTAATATTAAATGGGTGATGAGCTCAAATTCACTTGTCATTATGCCACGCGTAAAATTTGAAACTTGGTTTATGGAGGGAGAGCTTAAGCCAAATGTGCATTATGCTGAGATTAAAGATAATTATGAAAATTTAGAAGAATTGCTAGAATTTTTCATCAAGCATTCAAATGATGCAAAAGAGATTATCCACAATGCACACGAATATGTTAAGCAGTTTTTTGATAAAGAGCGTGAATTTCTTATCTCACTTTTACTAATGGGAAAATATTTTTATTACACAAACCAAATCGAAAAATGA
- the obgE gene encoding GTPase ObgE, whose product MFIDSVKLSLASGDGGKGAVSFRREKHVPLGGPDGGDGGNGGDVVIICDNNTHTLMNFKGKKELRAQNGVPGQGRNKNGKRGANLELIVPQGTQIIDAKSGEILLDLVKEGQREVFLKGGKGGLGNTHFKNSTNQRPDYAQPGIKGQVREVRLELKLIADVGLVGFPNAGKSTLISVISNAKPEIANYEFTTLTPKLGLVEVDEYHSFVMADIPGIIEGASAGKGLGLLFLKHIERTNFLLFVLDTMRQMSLKEQFIILKKELEKFSNTLSKRSFGVMISKIDCANLGEDFAKELETNVKDLEEFLKEQNPSFVLKVSSLDKTGLNELKFKLLEQVKPKN is encoded by the coding sequence ATGTTTATAGATAGTGTGAAATTAAGCCTTGCTTCGGGAGATGGGGGTAAGGGAGCTGTGAGTTTTCGCCGTGAAAAGCATGTGCCTTTGGGAGGTCCTGATGGAGGAGATGGTGGAAATGGCGGTGACGTGGTGATTATTTGCGATAATAATACACATACTTTGATGAATTTTAAAGGCAAAAAAGAACTTCGCGCACAAAATGGAGTCCCCGGACAAGGGCGTAACAAAAATGGCAAAAGAGGGGCAAATTTAGAACTCATCGTCCCACAAGGGACACAAATTATCGATGCAAAGAGCGGTGAGATTTTGCTAGATTTAGTTAAAGAAGGACAAAGAGAAGTTTTTCTAAAAGGCGGTAAAGGGGGGCTTGGTAACACGCATTTTAAAAACTCTACAAATCAACGCCCAGATTACGCACAGCCGGGCATAAAAGGGCAAGTGCGTGAGGTAAGGCTTGAGTTAAAGCTTATCGCTGATGTGGGCTTAGTGGGCTTTCCAAATGCTGGTAAATCCACACTTATAAGCGTGATTTCTAACGCAAAGCCCGAGATTGCAAACTATGAATTTACCACGCTGACGCCTAAACTTGGGCTTGTGGAGGTTGATGAGTATCATTCTTTTGTGATGGCGGATATTCCGGGCATTATCGAGGGTGCTAGTGCGGGTAAGGGCTTGGGGCTTTTATTTTTAAAGCATATCGAACGCACAAATTTTTTACTTTTTGTGCTTGATACGATGAGGCAGATGAGCCTAAAAGAGCAGTTTATTATCTTAAAAAAAGAGCTTGAAAAATTTTCAAATACGCTTAGTAAGCGTTCTTTTGGTGTGATGATTTCTAAGATAGATTGTGCGAATTTGGGAGAGGACTTTGCTAAAGAATTGGAAACAAATGTGAAAGATTTGGAAGAATTTTTAAAAGAGCAAAATCCTAGTTTCGTTTTGAAAGTTTCAAGTCTTGATAAAACGGGGCTAAATGAGCTTAAATTTAAGCTTTTAGAGCAAGTGAAACCTAAAAATTAA